One Candidatus Methylomirabilota bacterium genomic region harbors:
- a CDS encoding TerC family protein, with amino-acid sequence MGFLLDPEFWARWLSIVIIDLTLAGDNALVIALAVRTLPKRQQFWGRIWGTLGAVLLRLAFITIITLLFRIPLLQFLGGVVLVWIALKLVRQETGAEGHVRQGTTLWEAIWIIIIADVVMSLDNVLAVAAAARGDLVLVIFGIALSIPIVIWGSGLLARLMNRYGWIVWLGGGILGYVAGEMVLKDPLVHKWLGDGVVDTLHYALPILLGVSITVLGWWFAQGHRARKKIPENI; translated from the coding sequence GGGATTCTTGCTCGATCCCGAATTCTGGGCGCGCTGGCTCAGCATCGTGATCATCGACCTCACGCTGGCCGGCGACAATGCCCTGGTCATCGCCCTGGCCGTCCGCACGCTGCCCAAGCGCCAGCAGTTCTGGGGGCGCATCTGGGGCACGCTGGGCGCCGTGCTCCTGCGCCTGGCCTTCATCACCATCATCACGCTTCTCTTCCGGATCCCGCTCCTGCAGTTCCTGGGTGGGGTGGTCCTGGTCTGGATCGCGCTGAAGCTCGTCCGCCAGGAGACCGGCGCCGAGGGACACGTGCGCCAGGGCACGACGCTGTGGGAGGCCATCTGGATCATCATCATTGCGGACGTGGTGATGAGCCTGGACAACGTGCTGGCGGTGGCGGCCGCGGCCCGGGGCGACCTCGTCCTGGTCATCTTCGGGATCGCGCTCTCGATTCCAATCGTCATCTGGGGCAGCGGGCTCCTCGCCCGCCTGATGAACCGCTACGGCTGGATCGTGTGGCTGGGGGGCGGCATCCTCGGCTACGTGGCGGGGGAGATGGTCCTCAAGGATCCGCTCGTTCACAAGTGGCTCGGTGACGGGGTCGTCGACACCCTCCACTATGCCCTTCCGATCCTGCTCGGCGTCAGCATCACCGTCCTCGGCTGGTGGTTCGCCCAGGGGCACCGGGCCAGGAAGAAAATTCCGGAGAACATCTGA